A portion of the Mesobacillus sp. AQ2 genome contains these proteins:
- the bioB gene encoding biotin synthase BioB translates to MSYWKRLAFSVLEGDELTDEEALSILDCPDQELLELLQAAYTIRHHHFGNKVKLNMIINTKSGLCPENCGYCAQSSISSAPIDKYRMMDKETILQGAEQAYNLNAGTYCIVASGRGPSEKELDTVSSAVQEIKEKFGLKVCACLGILKPSQAEKLKAAGVDRYNHNLNTSASHHESITTSHTYQDRVNTVELIKSSGISPCSGVIIGMRESKMDVVDMARSLKVLDADSIPVNFLHAIEGTPLEGTDELNPRYCLKVLCLMRFINPSKEIRISGGREVNLRSLQPLGLYPANSIFVGDYLTTAGQDTTADHKMLQDLGFEIEFYKEKNGVEI, encoded by the coding sequence ATGTCATACTGGAAAAGGTTAGCATTTAGCGTTCTTGAAGGCGACGAACTGACGGATGAAGAAGCACTGAGTATACTGGATTGTCCGGACCAAGAACTGCTGGAATTGCTCCAGGCTGCATACACAATTCGCCACCATCATTTTGGCAATAAAGTTAAGCTTAATATGATTATTAATACAAAGTCAGGCTTATGCCCTGAAAACTGCGGCTACTGTGCGCAATCAAGTATCTCGAGTGCCCCTATCGATAAGTATCGAATGATGGACAAAGAAACCATCCTCCAGGGTGCTGAACAAGCTTACAATCTCAACGCAGGTACTTATTGTATTGTAGCCAGCGGCAGAGGGCCAAGCGAAAAGGAACTTGATACAGTATCTTCGGCTGTTCAGGAAATTAAAGAAAAGTTTGGCCTTAAAGTATGCGCATGCCTTGGAATCCTTAAACCATCTCAGGCAGAAAAGCTCAAAGCTGCTGGTGTGGATCGATATAATCACAATCTTAATACATCTGCAAGCCATCATGAGTCAATCACGACATCACATACATATCAAGATCGAGTTAATACGGTTGAACTGATTAAAAGCAGCGGAATTTCTCCCTGCTCCGGGGTTATTATTGGAATGAGGGAATCAAAGATGGATGTCGTTGACATGGCGAGGAGCCTTAAGGTTCTAGATGCCGATTCCATTCCGGTTAATTTCCTCCATGCAATTGAGGGTACCCCGCTTGAAGGGACCGATGAATTAAATCCCCGGTACTGTCTAAAAGTCCTATGCCTGATGCGATTCATTAATCCATCAAAAGAAATCAGGATTTCAGGAGGCCGGGAGGTTAACCTCAGAAGCTTACAGCCTTTAGGTCTTTATCCTGCCAATTCAATTTTTGTTGGCGATTATCTGACAACAGCAGGCCAAGATACAACTGCTGACCATAAAATGCTTCAAGACCTTGGATTTGAAATTGAATTTTACAAAGAAAAAAATGGAGTTGAAATTTAA
- a CDS encoding biotin transporter BioY — protein sequence MKFKALDLTLASMFVGLMAIGANITSFVPFMVVGGVPITLQTFFAILAGIILGSRLGAISMTVYALVGLVGVPIFARFGAGFSTVISPTFGFILSFILTAYVAGKMVEKHRSLSAFIMASLAGLIINYVFGTNWMYFAYKFWAAAPEGFTYKMAWLWMVAPLPKDILLSVFAGMMGHRLEKTVLSKANFKHLRKAA from the coding sequence ATGAAGTTTAAAGCGCTTGATCTCACTCTTGCTTCCATGTTCGTCGGTCTTATGGCGATTGGAGCAAATATTACTTCGTTTGTACCTTTTATGGTTGTGGGTGGAGTACCAATCACTCTTCAAACCTTCTTTGCGATTTTGGCAGGGATTATCCTGGGAAGCAGGCTGGGAGCCATATCAATGACTGTCTACGCCCTCGTAGGTTTGGTCGGCGTACCGATCTTTGCTAGATTCGGTGCGGGCTTTTCTACAGTGATTAGTCCAACCTTCGGATTTATTCTTTCATTTATTTTAACAGCCTATGTTGCAGGCAAAATGGTTGAGAAGCATCGGTCACTTTCTGCGTTCATCATGGCCTCACTGGCCGGACTTATTATTAATTATGTTTTCGGTACAAATTGGATGTATTTTGCTTATAAATTCTGGGCTGCTGCTCCAGAAGGATTTACGTATAAAATGGCATGGCTTTGGATGGTTGCTCCTCTTCCGAAAGACATCCTCCTTTCTGTATTTGCTGGTATGATGGGTCACAGACTGGAAAAAACAGTATTGTCAAAGGCGAACTTTAAACATTTAAGAAAAGCGGCTTAA
- a CDS encoding NAD-dependent protein deacylase produces METIQSCSEIVAKAKNIVVLTGAGISTESGIRDFRSRTGIYNHAPEYILSMDYFHEHPMAFYEFAFSNLYHPKALPNKGHRILAKWEQEGRIDCIITQNIDGLHQKAGSKNVIEFHGTMKTATCQNCGQKYSADDLLIRKQTDEKFFVCRECEADRDLFHLIKPDVVLFGDAGEWFTPEGFEKILNRIAEADCLLILGTSLRVTPFSAFPQYKNKNIPMIIINKGDTPYDYDNDTYVIQHSIGRCLSEIDDYLKN; encoded by the coding sequence ATGGAAACAATCCAATCATGCAGCGAAATAGTTGCCAAAGCAAAAAATATTGTTGTGTTGACTGGTGCAGGAATAAGTACAGAGTCTGGTATTAGAGACTTTCGTTCACGAACAGGAATCTATAATCATGCTCCGGAATATATCCTTTCAATGGATTATTTTCATGAGCATCCAATGGCCTTTTATGAATTTGCTTTCTCTAATCTTTACCATCCGAAGGCCTTGCCAAATAAAGGCCATCGTATTCTGGCAAAATGGGAGCAGGAAGGGCGTATTGATTGTATCATCACTCAAAATATTGATGGACTGCATCAAAAAGCAGGGAGCAAGAATGTTATAGAATTCCACGGAACGATGAAAACAGCAACTTGTCAAAATTGCGGTCAAAAGTATAGTGCAGATGATTTATTAATTAGGAAGCAGACAGATGAAAAATTTTTTGTTTGCAGGGAATGTGAGGCCGATCGAGATTTATTCCATCTTATAAAACCAGATGTGGTTTTGTTTGGAGATGCGGGTGAATGGTTTACACCTGAGGGATTCGAAAAAATCTTAAATAGAATTGCTGAAGCCGATTGTTTACTCATTTTAGGCACTAGCCTAAGAGTAACGCCGTTTTCTGCATTTCCTCAATATAAAAACAAAAATATTCCCATGATCATCATTAATAAAGGTGACACACCATATGACTATGACAATGACACCTATGTCATCCAGCATTCCATTGGAAGATGTTTAAGTGAAATTGATGATTACCTAAAAAATTAA